TGTGGCAAACATGTGTGTCAAATACCTGCGATCCGAAGTAGACATAACAAAAGGCCTTCAAAAACCTGTTATTATCATCCATTGCCCTGAATGTGATGCCAATTTGCAACCACCAAGTACTTGGATCAAAGCTCAGCTGGTCTACTGACCTTCTGTGTGAAGAGGTTGAAGAACATGGACTAGGTTCATTTGGTACATGCAGAGTTCATTTGGACTGAACCTCAGTCCAAGAGGATTAAAGTCTAGTTGAGGGTCCAGAAAGAGGTTCTCAACGGAGCAATACTTGAACAAGCTTACACTGTTGAATATGTCGTGCAAGATCAGATGTGTGAGTCTTGCTCGAGGGTCCAACCGAATCCTGATCAATGGGTTGCTGCACTGCAACTGCGGCAGCATGTTTCTCACGGACgcactttcttctttttggagCAGCTATTTAACTCTTGTACTAATGTCATCAACACATAAagtttcatataattattcaaggaACAACATTATTCTcaatgtataaaatttatcagtaGGATAAATCCGGATATAAAATACCCAACATAGATATATGATAGTCTTTTACCCAATTCGGATGAATCAAACCCAAGAACTCAAGCGATACATCGTATCATTCTGGGTTGTAAGcataatatatacttatttcaTTTATGTAACTCTATGATCCAAATGCTAAAAGCACAACAGACTTTGTGGAATTGTCTAAATCCAGCTTCTTTGGCCAGCGCTTGAAATTCCTTTTCTGTCCTCTCCTTTCCCCCTGGGTTGTAAGCCAACATAAGCAGGTCGACAGTGAAGCCTATGGAAGCTAGTGGGTCACTGTGTGGAGCCTCAGAGAGAATGCGTTCAGCGATTATCACTTTTCCATTCTCAGGGATTGCAACATAGCAATTCTTCAGGATTTTCAAGCAGTGGGCGTCGTCCCAGTCATGGCAAATCCACTGGGGaggacaaaaatgaaaattcatctTCAATTGAAAACCATTTAAATATAAGggttaaaatgaaaattttaatttacttttcataaagaaaaaacataatgaTGCTAATCTTACTTCATATTTGGATGttacatttatttctttatacgtccaaaaatatatatgagaatatAATGAgcgtaaaattaaaaatttatatcatttttcttgCTGATCTCAGCTTTTGTCGTCCAAATTCTCACGGAATAGGGTTAggtataaatgaaaattttttgataaaggTATAAGTATGATTTTAAAACTGTTTTggattcttttttaatttttaaaggggATCTAAAAACGTAATTAGTTctaaattatctatattattataaaataaaactcttTGTCATACCAACTTTTGAATACATAAATGTTTTATCTTTCAATTCATTTCATCCCTTAAAAAAGAGaccaaaataacaattttaatatttttaataatttcataattatattattttttcctctCAGCCCACTATTTCATATTTGTCTCTCCAATCCTCCATGTTCTTTTCCTCAtaaactttcatatttttgataaaattacaattataatttcttttttcacatacttctttcttttttctcatttcatatGTTGATGTCTTTTCACAATTCTTATTGTCCTCTCCATTTCacgctataattttttttatatgctcacTATTACTGCATGCGACAACAACTAATACTTAGAAAAGGAAGCAACAATAGTTTCACCTTCATAAAAATGGCATCGGCTTTGGGCACGCTAACAAACATGTCCCCACCAACGTGCTCCACTCCTGCATTCATTACCATATCATGTACTTCACTTGAAccatgaaataaataaataaaaattgaactttAGATCATCTGAAAAATACAACCTAATTAATGACGggacaaattaaattacaacatgctcttctaaaatttgttataattataaatatcttcttattatgtgaaaaattataaatatttttctgaaattaacggtcatctaacaaataattccCTATAATGGGCTATCACAAAAGGTATGTATCAACGACAGTTAATTTTAGGagaatttttataacttttcaaataacaataaagtatttataattataataaatttcaggAGAACCCAACATAATTTACccataatagtaataataataacgaTGATGTAATACAGATTGGAATGGACCCGAAATAGATGGAGCATCTTTGACAACATGGGGCAGATCAAAATTGATTCCCGTAATGAATGGATGTTTGGAGACAATGATGCTAAGCGTGGCGCCGGTCCCACCACCAACATCGACCAGGGTTTTGAGACCCTCGACGTTGAatcctttgtattttttaagaatttggtTCATGATGAGGGTGGATTGTTCATACATAGCTCGGTTGAAAGCGGTGTTGAATTTGGGATTCCTAGCACCGTACTCGAATGGACTCATCCCATGCGCTCTCTTGAAGGGGGTTCCTCCCTCAACAACAACGTCCTTTAGATGGTGCCTATACATAATCATTcatatttgcaaaaattattttaaagagatGATCattttgcataaaaatagGTATGTCCGAggatattttagttaatatacAATTGTCAACTAAAGATTGTTACTCTAACACTCCTCACATTTAATAAACTAGTTGTTtctatgtgtatataataaataatttttcatgctttaaatttataagtaagagaaaaatatacaaatcaatacattacataaaaaacagaaaaaactAGTtgacatttaataaataatttaaaaaattgaataaattagttaattatcCTATTAgttgaagggcatttttgactttataaaaaaattgatgcaacgATTTCGTTAACAGTCATTTATGAGTATGAaggccttttcttttttatgttagTATGGGGGCATGTTCAACACGTGCAGGGTAGAGGTGGCGATTTATGCACTAAATGTAcgtaaaatgatatttttttcgtaCTGCATGTAATAATTAAGTGATTGAAAACTGTGAAGTAATTAGTTTTGAAGGGATAATtcttatattatgaatttgataaaaaaaaaattatttaacctacaTCAAGATAGTAGTAAGTGAattagagataaatataaattttatttattttttttacttaatatcaacaaattcgattaattttgattaatgagggatcaatttattattgaacGAAAACATATGTTAGGAgtatttaaatatactttttcaaattacatggagtgtacatataattgcacaaaattttaggagagTGTGGTGTATTATCCCTTAAGTATTTCCTAtaagtttaagaaaaaaaatcagcataattaatttaagagaaaaggaagtaaattagaattaggcttgaaaataaattgaactaTCGATACTCAGTTGAAATTGATTGGTAAAAACTCGTTCCAActcaatttgttaaatttaacaaacctaacttgaataaaaaatttgtattggTAAACTTTCGAACTCGACTTGAGTCCGATTCgattagtgaaaaaaataataaactatatttaaaaatatcaaattactcgAATTCAATTTGTGTTTGATCCAATTGCACCTCGTCTGATCTTGactaaatcaataattaaaccaaatagaaattaaaggCAACTTTTGAAACTGCATAATAatgattcaaataaaattgaacaataatatgTTGGATTTGACTACAATAATTTACAGCCCTAATTAGAACAATCATGCATGATCCATCTTAAGAAAACTAtgattaaattgataatttaaattaaattaccagGATTCCCCGCATATCTGGCCTTGATTCAAGAGCAAGAGAGGAGCCATGGAAACACCATCCTCGTTCCTGGTCAAGAACTCGCAAACCGGGGCCAAGGAATAGCGCCGCTCAACGCTGCCGTCAGGCAGCTCTCGGAGGCTGCAATTGAGGATGTTGTTGGCGGCGAGGAGGCGGAGGATTCTGTCCAGCATGAGGTCAGCCTGGGGGTTGGTGGCCGGAATTTGGGCGGCGAGTTCCGCCGGAGAAACAAATGCGCCGGGGCCGGCTCTCTTGATGAGCTCCAACAGGCCGAGCTCTACGGCGGATCTGAGTGCTGCTGGCATTACAGAGGCAGTAACCAGTTGCATGGCGAACAAACAGGTGTCTTCTACTGATGATGAACTCATTTCGATGCTGTTCATATTTTGCTATAATGGTTTAAGTTTGAGAACTGCGCGCCTCTGCTGGATTGGCAGGGCACCGGatgctctatatatataccagcctaataaataattttttatattttaaaatatattttatataaaaataaaatatataaatcaattagtcaaatttaaaaataaaaaaaaatcaatttaaggtattatcaatataataaaagaattggtaTGGCAATGTTAAAGTGACCTTTAACAACCTGGGGTtacttttgtaaaaaaaaaagtaataaaaaaggTATTATCGGCATAATAGATcaacaactactattaaagtagaccaacatttacatattaatggaATTCGAATTCACAACCTCATAATTTTGGAGCCTTAATTATGCTCACCAACTAAACTAAATCTTATTGAcgtgatttatttaatctttttaaagaatatttaatttgctaAGTAACACATTTTCATCATGGCTCCAGCAAAAAATAACTGTTTTTTGGAAAAATCTTACAAAATCAGTCTTAGTCGAATTAATTCAATCACATAGTAAGTATGATATACTTATtacgtaattaattattttttttaactacatactaattatgcaaaaaaatatattatttttatattataattaattccaaTCCCACcaaatatcatatttcttaAGCAAATTAACCAACATCAGGCATTCCACGACACATAAACAGGCATGGAAAACGCAGGTTTACGTGATACATTAAAAGCGCACTTACAGGCATGTAGTGATACGGTCAACTTCAAATAAGGCGTGAATGGAACCTATAGTCCTATTTTTAAGCTTAATTATTTGTGTGCCAATCGTAATAAATAAGAAGATGCTTATAGAAATGtgcaaattaatatatagggTTAAATACGCCTTGCCTTCCTTATgccaaaataacatttttggtCTTGTAACGTAAGGTCGttaatacttttgattttgtaacttactttatttatatatttagttatttttttttactaatttagtCTTGAACACATCTaatatttggtttttttttttgacaaatttagttctatgttgacaatttttatCCCTTTCACACTGTAATAgctctcattttttgttttgtaactATGAGTCCttaggatcaaaattgccaatataaaactaaatttgtcaaaaaatgaccaaatatAAGATGTTCAGGACTAAGTTCGTCAAAAAACAgactaaatttgtaataaagtAAGTTCCAGGACTAAAAGTACTAATGACCTAAAGTTAcaggatcaaaaatataattttacccttCCTTATTTATTCTGGAAACAATATTCACTTCGGTTCCTAAACcaacaaatataacacttatAGAACCCAttgttttataattcttttggattttgctgatatttttagtaatgGGAGTACCATGTCATTCTgctattttttgttgaaagaTGGAGCGAGAAAAGGCATGCGAGTGAATTGATGTTGATTGGTATAATGCAACAGAAGTGCTGATGACAATAAAAATTGCTTCTTTAATTCTGATAAGATCCCATTCGAGTCCTTGATTTGAACATAATCTTCATGCAATTGTTACTTTTGCCAGTTTAATCAGATGTTATTATCTGCAGTTGTCATGTGATACTTAGCTAAGAGggttttttgttataaattatgcAATGCAAAGATGTTATATCTTtgtcttttatataatattctccttaatattttattttatttttttcaaattatgtaGCTATGGTGCAAGACACACGGGTATATTTACTGTGCCACAGATGATTGCTAGTTTTATGCTGCAAGTGTGGTACTTTAATACAACCAAATACGACAAACATATGTGCCAAATGCCTGCGGTCCCAAAAAGACATAACAAAGGGCCTTGATAAACATGTTATTATCATCCATTGCCCTGAATGTGACACCTATTTGCAACCACTaaggacttggatcaaaactCAGTCGGAATCTAAAAAGCTACTGACCTTCTGTGTGAAGAGGTTGAAGAACATGGACAAGGTTCATTTGGTACATGCAGAGTTCATTTGGACTGAACCTCACTCCAAGAGGATTAAAGTCAAGTTGAGGGTCCAGAAAGAGGTTCTGAAAAGGAGCAATACTTGAACAAGCTTACTGTTGAATATGTTGTGCAGGATTAGATGTGTGAGTCTTGCTCGAGGGTCCAACCGAATCCTGATCAGTGGATTGCTGCAGTGCAACTGCGACAGCATGAAACACTTTTTTTCCATCTAGCAGCTAATTCTTAAACATGACGCTGCTTAATTAAGCAGATGGACCAGGGCATTGATTTCTTCTTCCGTAATAGGAGTCATGGTGTAAAGTTTGTTGAGTTCTTGGGGAAAGTAACTCCAATTAGGAGTCGCAATGACAAATTAACAACTTGCAATGAAGGGTGAACGGTGaatgtgaatttttaaaattactcgTGTCTGAAAATTGATGATAGACTGCTCAAGTCTTTTTTATCTATGAATACAGAATTTTGCAGtcgtatatgtaattttaaattgtgagCTGTGAGTTATATGGATTAGAGCCCTTCCCACCTCTCTTTCTCTAGTAAGCGTCAACAAATTTCCTGATAGTTAAGAATCTAGGTGCAATTAATGTTGATACGTTTTGCTTCctatttcttcaaatcaaGACAACCCCCAGACCATGTTACATAGTTTCGTGAAGTCTCTTACAATGGTATGGTCAAATCTCATTATACATTTCCCGTAATTTAATTACTCTCCAAGAAACGACATTATTCTCAGTGTATAAAGTTTGTCGGTAGCATAAATGTGGATACAATATACCTGACATAGATAAATGATAGTTCTCTACTCAATTCGGATGAATCAAAGCCAAGAACTCAAGCGATACATCGTATCATTCTGGGTGGTaagcataatatatatatttatttcatttatataactCCATAATCCAAATGCTAAAAGCGCAGCAGACTTTGCGGAATTGTCTGAATCCAGCTTCTTTGGCCAGGGCTTGAAATTCCTTTTCTGTCCTCTCCTTCCCGCCTGGGTTGTAAATCAACATAATCAGGTCGACGGTGAAGCCTATGGAAGCCAGTGGGTCACTGTGTGGAGCCTCGGAGAGCATGCGTTCAGCGATTATCACTTTCCCATTCTCAGGGAGTGCCTCGTAGCAATTCTTCAGAATTTTCAAGCAGTGGGTGTCGTCCCAGTCATGGCAAATCCACTGGGGAGGGCAAAAGTGGAAATTGATCTTCAGTCGGAAaccatttaaatataaagGTTAAATACATCTAGACctcctttaaaaatataaaattactctttccttcaaaaaagttataaaattcCACTTATACCTCCTTTGAAAATTCATCGTTTACTTTTTGTTAAGGTatggacgaaaaatattgacattagaaaaatataagtacgtgatttttaattttatccttcatttaatattctcatgtaataattttatactcataAGGTGGCAAATGTTATGATGTGAACCTCATTTTGTatgcatatattaaataagaggGACacttataagtttaaaaatatatatgagagtATTAAATAAGtggaaaatttcaaaaaattgtcgtttttttttttttttgctgaccAAAGCTTTTATCGTCTAAATCTTCATGGGATGGGGTTAAGTGTAAACGAAGAACTTTTTAAAAGAgtgcaaatttaatttaatttttttttagaaaaaaatatcgtatttctaaaaaaatgtaaGTATAAGTTATCCTAAATTATAATCACAAAAGGAAGCAACAGTAGTCTCACCTTCATAAAAATGGCATCGGCTTTGGGTACGCTAACAAACATGTCGCCACTAACGTGCTCTACTCCTACATTCATTGCCATATCATGTTAACTTTGTTTGAAccatgaaataaataaataaaaactgaaCTCCAgaacatttgaaaaaaataacctAATTAACAATAAGACAAATTACAATGtgctcttttaaaatttattataattataatttttttcttgtttaaaaaattataaatatttttttaaaattaacggccgtctaacaaataaccCACATAGAATGGGGTGTCGTGAGTGGTGTGAGTCAGATGAaagttaattttagaaaaatatttataacttttcaaaaaatgataaaatatttgtatttatgatattaattttaggaGAACCCAACacaatttatcaataataataataataacaattatgaAATACAGATTGAAATTTGGAACTCGGAATAGATGGAGCATCTTTGACAACATGGGGCAGATCAAAATTGATTCCCGTAATGAATGGATGTTCGGAGACGATCATTTTAAGCGTCGCACCAGTCCCACCACCAACATCGACCAGGGTTTTCAGACCCTCGACGTCGAgccctttgtattttttaagaatttgcTTCACAATGAGGGTGGATTGTTGATACATGGCTTGGTTGAAAGCGGTGTTGAACTCGGGATCCGTGGCACCATACTCAAATGGACTAATCCCATGAGCTCTCTTGAAGGGGCTTTCTCCCTCAACAACTGCGTCTTTTAGTTGTTGCCTATACGTAATCATTGATATTGCAAAAATTGTTTAGAAGACAATT
The window above is part of the Sesamum indicum cultivar Zhongzhi No. 13 linkage group LG7, S_indicum_v1.0, whole genome shotgun sequence genome. Proteins encoded here:
- the LOC105166789 gene encoding caffeic acid 3-O-methyltransferase; amino-acid sequence: MNSIEMSSSSVEDTCLFAMQLVTASVMPAALRSAVELGLLELIKRAGPGAFVSPAELAAQIPATNPQADLMLDRILRLLAANNILNCSLRELPDGSVERRYSLAPVCEFLTRNEDGVSMAPLLLLNQGQICGESWHHLKDVVVEGGTPFKRAHGMSPFEYGARNPKFNTAFNRAMYEQSTLIMNQILKKYKGFNVEGLKTLVDVGGGTGATLSIIVSKHPFITGINFDLPHVVKDAPSISGVEHVGGDMFVSVPKADAIFMKWICHDWDDAHCLKILKNCYVAIPENGKVIIAERILSEAPHSDPLASIGFTVDLLMLAYNPGGKERTEKEFQALAKEAGFRQFHKVCCAFSIWIIELHK
- the LOC105166790 gene encoding caffeic acid 3-O-methyltransferase-like isoform X2 — encoded protein: MNSIKSVEDTCLFAMQLVTASVMPAAFKSALELDLLELIKSAGPGAFVSPAELAAQIPATNPQADLMLDRILRLLAANNILNCSLRDLPDGSVERRYSLAPVCEFLTRNEDGCSMAPLLLVNQGKIYAESWQQLKDAVVEGESPFKRAHGISPFEYGATDPEFNTAFNQAMYQQSTLIVKQILKKYKGLDVEGLKTLVDVGGGTGVEHVSGDMFVSVPKADAIFMKWICHDWDDTHCLKILKNCYEALPENGKVIIAERMLSEAPHSDPLASIGFTVDLIMLIYNPGGKERTEKEFQALAKEAGFRQFRKVCCAFSIWIMELYK
- the LOC105166790 gene encoding caffeic acid 3-O-methyltransferase-like isoform X1; its protein translation is MNSIKSVEDTCLFAMQLVTASVMPAAFKSALELDLLELIKSAGPGAFVSPAELAAQIPATNPQADLMLDRILRLLAANNILNCSLRDLPDGSVERRYSLAPVCEFLTRNEDGCSMAPLLLVNQGKIYAESWQQLKDAVVEGESPFKRAHGISPFEYGATDPEFNTAFNQAMYQQSTLIVKQILKKYKGLDVEGLKTLVDVGGGTGATLKMIVSEHPFITGINFDLPHVVKDAPSIPRVEHVSGDMFVSVPKADAIFMKWICHDWDDTHCLKILKNCYEALPENGKVIIAERMLSEAPHSDPLASIGFTVDLIMLIYNPGGKERTEKEFQALAKEAGFRQFRKVCCAFSIWIMELYK